The window AGATCGAGGCTTCAGCAGTTTATCACCATTGACTGCTGAAAAAAGGCACTTAGGATTTTTTTATCAAAAAATGTTTACCTTTTAGCTATTTTCTGCTTGATTTGACACAATTCGATAACAATTTTGCAAATTTTCTTTACAATTATTTACAAATATGTGAGTGTTTACTCTTTGAGATTGGGGATTGGGGATTAGGGATTAGGGATTAGGGATTAGGGAGACAAGGAGTATAAACTGATAACTGATAACTGATAACTGTTCACTGAACCCAGTCACCAGTCCCCAGTCCCCAGTCCCAAACAAAATGGTAAAGTATGACATCCTGATTTTAGCTAACGGACCCGGAGAAGTAACGACTTGGGTGCGACCTGTGGTGAAAGCTTTACGAGAAAAGTTAGCTAGTCAGACCAGACAAATCAGAATCTCGGTGGTATTATCTCCTTGTAGTCATGCTACCGGAACTGAAGCACAAGTCGCGCAAAGTTACCCAGAAGTAGACCGAACGCAAGCAGCAAAGGATTTTTTCCCGTTTTTACTTTGGGGGAAAACGGCTCAAAATTGGGACTGGTGCGATAAGGGCGTGGTAGTCTTTTTAGGCGGGGATCAATTTTTTCCCGTTGTTATCGGTAAGCGTTTGGGTTATCGTACAGTTATTTACGCTGAAGTGGAAGCACGTTGGTATCAGTTCGGCGATCGCTTCGGGGTCAGGAAACCGGAAATAATTGCGAAAGTGCCAGAAAAATACCATCCTAAGTTTACCGTAGTTGGCGACTTAATGGCAGATATTGCCCAGGTGAGCGATGAGAGAGAAGAGGAAATAATTGGTATTTTACCGGGATCGAAGAGTTTGAAGCTAATTCCGGGAGTACCATTTACTTGTGCGATCGCCGAATACATTCATTCTCAACGTCCGCAAACTCGTTTTGTCATCCCAGTTGCACCGACGCTCGATATAGAAACTTTAGCACGATTTGGCGATCGCCAACATAACCCAGTAATTCCTAAATTCGGTAATGTTAGTGCTAAATTAGTTACCGATGAATCTCACTTTTATCTCGAAACAATTAACGGTTTAAAAATAGAACTTTTCACCGAATTTCCTGCTTACGAATTATTAGCCAAATGTTCTCTTTGTTTAACTACGGTTGGCGCTAATACAGCCGAATTAGCTGCTTTAGCTGTCCCAATGATCGTTTTACTACCGACACAACAATTAGATGTGATGCGAGCCTGGGATGGCATCCCGGGTCTACTTGCTAATTTACCACTAATCGGTGGTAATTTCGCCAAAATAATTAACTGGTTAGTCTTGCGAAAAAAACACTTTTATGCTTGGGCTAACATTTGGGCGAATGCGGAAATTGTACCAGAATTAGTAGGAAATTTGCAAGCAGAAGATGTCGCTGGAATGGCGATCGATTATTTAGAAAATCCAACAAAATTAGAGTCAATGCGCGAGAGACTCAGACAAGTACGCGGAGAAATTGGTGCAGCCGAAAAATTAGCTAAGATAATTGGGGAAGAACTGGAAATAATCAACTAAATTTTAGTTTAAGATTGGTCAATCAAATCGACAATAGCTTGGTCTTCAAAATTAGCAGCAAGCTCTAAAATTCGCTTGACAAAAGCTTGATATTGTGGATTAGCCCTTTGCAGAGAGATCGCTTCAGTTTCAATTTGTTCGATATCGCCAATTTTCGCCGCCGCATAAATTATTTGCAATAGTTCTTTAGGAGGTAAAATCAAATCAGCAGGTGTAGTTTCTCCTAAAGAAAGATCCTCAGCAGAATCAAGCTTATTTTCTGCATAAATCCATTGTAAATCGAGATATTTTTCTAAACAGAGTAAAAGTTTTTCCACCTCCACAGGTTTAGGAAGAAAATCATGGCAACCTGACTCAACACTTTTAGCTCGATCTTCATTCAAAACACTTGCGCTAGAAGCAATAATAATCGTCCTTCGATAGCGTTGAGATTGACGCAAACGGCGGCTAAATTCAAAACCATCCAAGACAGGCATTACTAAATCAGTAATAACTAAATCAGGCTCAAAATCAGCAACTAAATTTAATCCTTCCTCACCATTAGAAGCCACAGCACAATTAAAATTTAAACAAGTCAAAAGTTCGCATAAAAAATCACGATTAACTTGTCGATCGTCAACAATCAAAATTTTGCGTACTTTGCCATGATAACTAACGATCTTACCGCGTTCGGTAAAAGTAATATTATGTTTCCATTCATGAGAGATTGGCAACTCAACATCAAACCAGAACGTACTACCTTGACCTAGAATACTACTAACTTCTAAACTACTACCCATCATCCGAACAATTTTTTGAGCGATCGCCAATCCTAAACCAGTACCTTCACTGCGACGAGAATATAAACCTACTTGTTCAAAAGGTAGAAAAATACTTTCAAGTTTCTCTGCTGGAATACCAACACCTGTATCTTGAACTGAGAAACGCAGGGAAACAACCGAAGAATTAATTTTCAGCTTACGGACAGAAAAAGTCACAAAACCTAGATCGGTAAATTTAATTGCATTGCTTAATAAATTAATCAAAACTTGACACAAACGTTTATCGTCAGCGCAGACTACTTCTGGTAAATCATTGTCAGGGACATAGTCAAAATCAATACCCTTTTGTTCGGCACGAATACGGGACATTTCTACTACACCAGATAAACAAGAAGGGAGATTAAAATTTTGGGGATAAAGCTCCATTTTGCGAGCTTCAATTTTAGAAAAATCGAGAACATCATTAATTAAATTTAACAAATGAGTTCCACACTGCTCGATAATTTTAATAGCTGAACGATGGAAATTAAGGTCTTCAGCGCGTTGCAAAATTTGAGTATAGCCTAAAATCCCATTAAGAGGAGTACGCAATTCGTGACTCATATTAGCGAGAAATTCGCTTTTTGCTTGGTTAGCAACTTCGGCTGCTTCTTTCGCTATTTTTAAATTTTCTTGGGCTTGTTGACGATAGTAAGCTTCGATCGCCAGAGTAACTAAATTCCCAAGAGAACGAGCAAAACTTTCTTCCTCAATAGTCCAACTGCGGAGTTGATTAATCTGTTCGAGACAAAAACTCCCAACTGTTTGACCGTTACTCCGAATAGGAATTTCTAAAATTGAGGTAATATTTAAAGGAATTAGATAAGATTCCCTAAACTCACAAGTACGTCGATCGTTTTGCGCATCGCTAGCAGCAATAACTTGTTCAGTTTGTAGAGCCTGAAAATAATTAGGATAGTCTGCAAGATGCAAATCTGGTTCCAAGGAATGAGAATTTGAACTTAACTGATAAAGATCCAGACAAGACCAATGCAAATTATTTTCTGGTTCGGATAACCAAATGCTAACTCGTTCGGTAAAGGTGGTTTTAGCACAAGCTTCAGTGACTTTTTGCAAGTTAGTTTGTAAGTTTCCTTGACGTAATGCAGGATCGGCAGTAAGTTCTGCTAAAACCCGATTTTGATTACTTAAAATCGTATTTTTGGCTTCTAAAGCAGTTTGAGCAAGAACGCGATCGCTGATATCAGTGATTACACCATAGGAAAAAATTTCGCCTCGTTCGTTGCGACAGATAGTAGCATCAGCTTGACACCAGCGTATTTCACCATTAGTCTTTAAAATACGTCCTTGGTAATGCCAAGATTTTTCTTCCTCAACTGCGGCTGCAACAGAAGAAGTTAAATAATTTTCTCGGTCCTCGGGATGTACTGCTTCAATCCAGTTATTAAAGTCTTCAGCGATCGCAACAGCACTCACCCCTGTAAGATCGATAATGCGATCGCTGACATAGTCGATTTGCCAATTACCATTGCGATAACTAGATTGGTAAATTACTCCTGGCATTTGACTGGCGATCGCCGTAAAACGCTCTTCACTTTTTCTTAAGGAAGCTGTTTCTTGTCGTACTCGTTCCTCTAACTCTTGATTGGCTTTTTTCAATTTCAGTTCTGCCTGTTTATTTTCTGTCACTAAAGCTTTCAAAACTAGGGTAGTGACAGTAACAACACCAATAAAAGATTGCAGTAACACCAGCGATTGATGATTTAACTCTAAGATTGATAAAGCGATATTCGGATTGTGAATTTTATTAACAAAGGAACCGTAACCTTGGGCAGTAGCAATAATAGCAATCAAAACAGCGATCGCTATTAATAAGGTTACAATTGAAGCTTCAAAGCGAAATGCTGCCCAAATAAGCACTGGGATCAGCATATATTCTACCGGATAACTTTGCCCAAAAGCCAGGTAACTAATAGCAAGTAAAACTCCAAGTAATAGCCAAAACTCCCCCAGAAAATTTTTCCATAATTTTCTCTGATTTTTTCCCCAAGTTAATAATAAAGGTGTAAAAACAAGAATACCCACTACATTTGCCGTCCACCAAGTTTGCCAATATTCGCCGTAGTTACTCCAAGGAGTTTGACCAGCCAGGCAAAGTGCTGTTATGCCGATAGTTGCACTTACTGTTGGACTGATTAGGGCAGCAAGAAAGATAAATTTAAATAAG is drawn from Oscillatoria salina IIICB1 and contains these coding sequences:
- a CDS encoding glycosyltransferase family protein, which encodes MVKYDILILANGPGEVTTWVRPVVKALREKLASQTRQIRISVVLSPCSHATGTEAQVAQSYPEVDRTQAAKDFFPFLLWGKTAQNWDWCDKGVVVFLGGDQFFPVVIGKRLGYRTVIYAEVEARWYQFGDRFGVRKPEIIAKVPEKYHPKFTVVGDLMADIAQVSDEREEEIIGILPGSKSLKLIPGVPFTCAIAEYIHSQRPQTRFVIPVAPTLDIETLARFGDRQHNPVIPKFGNVSAKLVTDESHFYLETINGLKIELFTEFPAYELLAKCSLCLTTVGANTAELAALAVPMIVLLPTQQLDVMRAWDGIPGLLANLPLIGGNFAKIINWLVLRKKHFYAWANIWANAEIVPELVGNLQAEDVAGMAIDYLENPTKLESMRERLRQVRGEIGAAEKLAKIIGEELEIIN
- a CDS encoding MASE1 domain-containing protein encodes the protein MKSLGKSQLYSIPKTLLGIGIVTVTYFVIAQLALSLATLSGKVSVIWPGSGLAIAAVLLWGYRLLPGIFLSSLLLVITTQEPTLVGLAIAVIIPIANTTEVLIGAFLVNRFIGYRYWLDKSQNLFKFIFLAALISPTVSATIGITALCLAGQTPWSNYGEYWQTWWTANVVGILVFTPLLLTWGKNQRKLWKNFLGEFWLLLGVLLAISYLAFGQSYPVEYMLIPVLIWAAFRFEASIVTLLIAIAVLIAIIATAQGYGSFVNKIHNPNIALSILELNHQSLVLLQSFIGVVTVTTLVLKALVTENKQAELKLKKANQELEERVRQETASLRKSEERFTAIASQMPGVIYQSSYRNGNWQIDYVSDRIIDLTGVSAVAIAEDFNNWIEAVHPEDRENYLTSSVAAAVEEEKSWHYQGRILKTNGEIRWCQADATICRNERGEIFSYGVITDISDRVLAQTALEAKNTILSNQNRVLAELTADPALRQGNLQTNLQKVTEACAKTTFTERVSIWLSEPENNLHWSCLDLYQLSSNSHSLEPDLHLADYPNYFQALQTEQVIAASDAQNDRRTCEFRESYLIPLNITSILEIPIRSNGQTVGSFCLEQINQLRSWTIEEESFARSLGNLVTLAIEAYYRQQAQENLKIAKEAAEVANQAKSEFLANMSHELRTPLNGILGYTQILQRAEDLNFHRSAIKIIEQCGTHLLNLINDVLDFSKIEARKMELYPQNFNLPSCLSGVVEMSRIRAEQKGIDFDYVPDNDLPEVVCADDKRLCQVLINLLSNAIKFTDLGFVTFSVRKLKINSSVVSLRFSVQDTGVGIPAEKLESIFLPFEQVGLYSRRSEGTGLGLAIAQKIVRMMGSSLEVSSILGQGSTFWFDVELPISHEWKHNITFTERGKIVSYHGKVRKILIVDDRQVNRDFLCELLTCLNFNCAVASNGEEGLNLVADFEPDLVITDLVMPVLDGFEFSRRLRQSQRYRRTIIIASSASVLNEDRAKSVESGCHDFLPKPVEVEKLLLCLEKYLDLQWIYAENKLDSAEDLSLGETTPADLILPPKELLQIIYAAAKIGDIEQIETEAISLQRANPQYQAFVKRILELAANFEDQAIVDLIDQS